The Panicum virgatum strain AP13 chromosome 5K, P.virgatum_v5, whole genome shotgun sequence genome has a window encoding:
- the LOC120707715 gene encoding glycosyltransferase BC10-like, with protein sequence MPVKRSASVAALPPAGRRARARLCLRLAAPLSFLLLLAALLRAQPLLGVLPPAAPPPAAGPAKVAFLFLVRAGVPLDFLWDAFFRSGEEGRFSLYVHSAPGFQLDRTTTGSPYFYGRQLARSVKVVWGEATMVEAERLLFAAALQDPANQRFVLLSDSCVPLYNFSYIYTYLMASPKSFVDSFVDKTEKRYNQNMSPAIPKDKWRKGSQWVVLIRKHAEVVVSDRNVLQVFRRHCKMAVTQRLLGRRPNARRLGFNLRRNQALKGALQEHDCIPDEHYVQTLFSIKGLEGELERRTLTYTSWNQSSNPKDKMTWHPMKFEYDSSSPEHITAIKSIDHVNYQMEYRTEWCQCNGTSVPCFLFARKFSYSAAMHLLEQGAIGPPKSAQLLVNF encoded by the exons ATGCCGGTGAAACGGTcggcgtcggtggcggcgctcccgccggccggccgccgcgcgcgggcccgcctctgcctccgcctcgccgcgcccctgtccttcctgctcctcctcgcGGCGCTGCTCCGCGCCCAGCCCCTCCTGGGCGTcctcccgcccgccgcgccgccgcccgccgcggggcccgccaaggtcgccttcctcttcctcgtccGCGCGGGCGTGCCGCTCGACTTCCTCTGGGACGCCTTCTTCCGC AGCGGCGAGGAGGGGAGGTTCTCGTTGTACGTGCACTCCGCGCCGGGCTTCCAGCTCGACCGCACCACCACGGGATCGCCGTACTTTTACGGGCGGCAACTTGCGAGGAGCGTGAAG GTGGTGTGGGGCGAAGCGACCATGGTCGAGGCGGAGAGGTTGTTGTTTGCCGCCGCGCTCCAGGATCCCGCGAACCAGCGCTTTGTTTTGCTCTCTGATAG CTGTGTTCCTCTCTACAATTTCAGCTACATATATACTTACTTGATGGCTTCTCCTAAAAGTTTTGTAGACAG TTTCGTTGACAAGACAGAGAAGCGTTATAATCAAAACATGTCTCCTGCCATTCCGAAGGATAAATGGAGGAAAGGATCTCAG TGGGTAGTATTAATCAGAAAGCACGCCGAAGTCGTTGTCAGCGACAGAAATGTATTACAAGTATTCAGAAGACATTGCAAG ATGGCAGTGACCCAGAGGTTACTTGGACGAAGGCCAAATGCT AGACGATTAGGGTTCAATTTACGAAGAAACCAGGCACTG AAAGGAGCTCTACAGGAGCATGATTGTATTCCGGATGAACATTATGTGCAGACATTATTTTCT ATCAAAGGTCTTGAAGGTGAACTGGAGAGAAGAACTTTGACCTATACCTCATGGAACCAATCATCAAATCCAAAAGACAAAATGACTTGGCATCCTATGAAATTTGAGTATGATTCATCTAGCCCTGAGCATATCACTGCTATCAAG AGTATCGACCATGTCAATTATCAAATGGAGTACAGGACAGAGTGGTGCCAATGCAATGGTACCTCTGTTCCATGTTTTCTATTTGCCAGAAAATTCTCTTATAGTGCGGCCATGCATCTGTTGGAGCAAGGAGCCATTGGCCCTCCAAAATCGGCTCAGCTGCTGGTTAACTTTTAA